One window of the Natronomonas marina genome contains the following:
- a CDS encoding DUF5812 family protein, giving the protein MSTEEDAERREGRFLVTHADEDSAVLKDVDRGQVHTLADNPGIEEGDVVEGAVEPEPPMEVAYALVDVDERRSLTVEESPEPPTTQARDVAADQSEGEVTRRERAGTGELHVLTVPEDGTERAVTDVLEDEATLARAARLGVARVEVRSQPGIVSVRYLP; this is encoded by the coding sequence ATGAGCACCGAAGAGGATGCCGAACGACGAGAGGGTCGCTTCCTCGTCACCCACGCCGACGAGGACTCGGCCGTCCTGAAGGACGTCGACCGCGGGCAGGTACACACGCTCGCGGACAACCCCGGAATCGAGGAGGGCGACGTCGTCGAAGGCGCCGTCGAACCCGAACCGCCGATGGAGGTGGCCTACGCGCTCGTCGACGTCGACGAGCGGCGGAGCCTCACCGTCGAGGAGAGCCCCGAACCCCCGACGACGCAGGCCCGCGACGTCGCGGCCGACCAGTCCGAGGGCGAGGTGACGAGACGGGAGCGGGCCGGGACCGGCGAACTCCACGTCCTGACCGTCCCCGAGGACGGCACCGAGCGGGCCGTCACCGACGTGCTCGAGGACGAGGCGACGCTCGCGCGGGCGGCGAGACTCGGCGTCGCCCGCGTCGAGGTTCGTAGCCAGCCCGGAATCGTCAGCGTCCGCTACCTGCCGTAG